The segment CCCAGGGTGAGCTGGTCCAGGACGGAGGCGCTCATACCGTGCGGTGCAGGAAGTGCAAGAGGGTGCGGGCGGCTCAGCCCAGGTAGTTGAACAGCGAGAGGCGCTGGATCTGGGCGTAGGTCTTGAGCGCGGCGTCGTAGCCGGTCTGCTGGTTCTGGAATTCGGAGATGCCCTTGATCATGTCCATGTCCTCGGCGCGCGAGCGGTCGGCGGCGAGCTGGATGCTCTTTTCCTCCTGCGTGCCCTCGATGATGTCGGCGCGCTTGAGCAGCTCGCCGGCCTGGCTGCGGGCCGACTGCACGCGCTCCATGCCGCTGTCGATCTGGGACAGCGCCAGGGAAAGATCCTGCGCCAGCTGGTGGCCGTTGCCGGCGCCGCTGATGGCGGTGATGGCCTGGTCCAGCAGGGCAAACAGGTCGTCACGTGTGCTGGGCGTGATGGTGACGGTGTCGCCGTTGGCCGGTGCGCCGCGTGCGACAAAGGTCAGGCCGTCGAAGGCGATGTCCTGGCCGTCGGTGTAAACGGGCGGTAGCGCCGGCAGGACGGGGACCACCGTGGTTGCGGTGGTGGTGTTGACCACGGTATAGGTCGTCACCGGCGGCAAGGTGGCGCTGACGCTGAAGGTGATGGTGTAGTCGTCGCCGGTGAGCAGCGAGGGGTCGGCGATCTGGCCGACGTCGGTCCACAGTTCGCCGGTGTTGGCCCCGCCCAGGGCCATGTTGAACACGCCGTTGCCGGTGGGCACGTTCATCCAGACGGCCTGGCCGTCCATGGTGCCGGGGATGGAGACGGCGGTGCTGGCGCGTGAGCCGGGGATGCCGTTGTAGACCACGCCGGCGGGCACGTCGACGAAGGGTTGCGAGGCGCTGCCCAGGCCGCTGAACAGCGGAATCCCGTTGGTGTCCTTCTTGTTGGCGTAGGTGAAGAGCTGGTCGCGCAGGCCGGCCATCTCCTCGGCAATGCTGCGGCGGTCCGAGGGGTTGTAGGCCGCGTCGCCGGCGCTCACCATGAGCTGGCGGATGGTCTGCAGCAGCTCGATGCTGTTGCCCAGCGTGCCTTCGGCCATGGCCACCGAGTTGCGCTGCAGGTTCAGGGCCCGCACCTCCACGTCCACACGGGTGGAGCGCGTGAGCGCGCGTTCGGCCTGGGCCGCGCCGGTGGGGTCGTCGCTGGGACGCACCACCTTCTTGCCGGCCGAGAGTTTCTCCTGCAGGTCGGCCAGGCCGGCTTGGCGGCTGGTGATGTTGGCCAGGGTGTTGTCGTAGGTGTTGGCGGTGGCGAGTCTCATGGCTCAGTCCTTGCGGTACGCATCAGCGCGAGAAAGAGGCGAGCAGGGTGTCGAAGATGTTCTGCGCAATCTGCATCATCTTGCCGGCGGCCTGGTAGGCCTGCTGGAACTGGATCATGCGCGCGGCTTCCTCGTCCAGGTTGACGCCGGCGACGGCCGTGCGGTCCTTTTCGATGTTGACCGCGATGTTGCCGGAGACGATGGAGGCCTGCTCCGCGCCCTGCACCTTGGTGCCGATTTCGGCGATCAGGCTGGCGTAGCCGTCGGTCAGCGGGCCGCCGTCGAACATGGCGAGGTCGCGCAGGTCCAGCATGGCCTGGGCGTTGGCGCCGTCGAGCAGGGGGTAGGGGTTGGCGTCCACGGTGTAGGTGTCGCCCGTCTGCGGAACGCCCTTGAGCGTGAGCGACCAGCCCGTCAGCGGCGCCACGGCGGGGAAGGTGTATTCGATGGGCTGGCCCGGCACGTAGTTGTGCACGGTGGCGCCGGTGTCCGAGCGCGTGTAGGTGCCCGGACCGGTGAAGGTCAGGGTGACGGCCGGCGGGATCGGTACCGTGCGCACCGCCAGACCTTGCAGGGTCAGTGCGCCGGTGTTGGTGATGCCGGCCTGCGCCGCGATGGGGCTGGCCATGGCCAGTTCCTTGGGCGAGGAAAAGGCGGTGTTGATGCCGCGGGCCGCAGTGGCGAAGGGCGTGATCACGAAGCGGTCGCCGGCGGCGGCGGCCGGACCGCTGCGCAGGATCTCGAAACCGTCGAGCAGCACAGGGTTGGTGGCGCCGAAGTCGAAGGCCGTGGTGACCCCGTCCGAGAGGCGGGTGATGGTGCCGGTGGTGGCCGTGGCGAAGGAGAATTCGTAGTTGCTGGACAGGAAGGCGGTGGTGCCCGAGGGGTTGGCCTGGATGCCGACGCTCAGCGTGGCGCCGCCCGTGTTGGCTGAGGAGGCGTAGCCATCGGCAATGGCCGACAGGTTGAACAGCGGGTTGCCGGCGTTGCCGTTGAGGTCCAGGCCCAGGGCCTGTTGCTCGTTCATCCTGGTGCCGATGGCCAGGGCCATGCGGCCCAGCAGGTTGGAGGCGTCGACCAGGTCGGTGTTCTGGAAGCGCAGCAGGCCGGCAACTTCGCCACCGCCCAGCATGGACTCTTCCAGGATGCGGGGCACGCCGCCCACCGTGATGGCCAGCTTGACCTTGGCCGGATCGCCGAACTCGTCTTCGACGACGGACACCGGCGAGACCGTCTTGCCCAGCACCAGGGGCTGGCTGCCGGCCAGGAAGATGCTCAGGCTGCCGTCGTCGGCCTTGATGTTGGTGGTCTGGACGTATTTGTTGAGATCGCGGATCAGCTGGTCGCGCTGGTCCAGCAGGTCGTTGGGCGTGTGGCCGCTGCCCATCGCAATCGCGATCTGCTCGTTGGTCTTGGCGATCTGGCCGGCCAGGTTGTTGATGGCGGTGGCGTCGATCCTGAGCTGGCTGGTGGTGCCCATGCGCAGCTCGTTGATCGCTTCGGCGGTCGAGCGGAAGCGGTGCGCCATCTCGTCGGCCCGCGCCAGCGCCACCGCGCGCGCGGTCAGGTCGGTCGGCGCATTGGTGATGTCGGAGTAGGCATTGAGCATGTCGCTGACCGACGCACCCAGGCCGTTGGGGCCGCTCGGGAACAGGCTCTCGAGCTGCTGCATGTAGCTGTAGCGCGTGGCGTCGCTGGAGGCCACGGCCTGCGAGGTGGCGGCCTGACGCGTGAGGAACTCGTCGTACAGGCGCCGCACTGTCAGGGTCTCGACGCCCT is part of the Rhodoferax sp. BAB1 genome and harbors:
- the flgL gene encoding flagellar hook-associated protein FlgL is translated as MRLATANTYDNTLANITSRQAGLADLQEKLSAGKKVVRPSDDPTGAAQAERALTRSTRVDVEVRALNLQRNSVAMAEGTLGNSIELLQTIRQLMVSAGDAAYNPSDRRSIAEEMAGLRDQLFTYANKKDTNGIPLFSGLGSASQPFVDVPAGVVYNGIPGSRASTAVSIPGTMDGQAVWMNVPTGNGVFNMALGGANTGELWTDVGQIADPSLLTGDDYTITFSVSATLPPVTTYTVVNTTTATTVVPVLPALPPVYTDGQDIAFDGLTFVARGAPANGDTVTITPSTRDDLFALLDQAITAISGAGNGHQLAQDLSLALSQIDSGMERVQSARSQAGELLKRADIIEGTQEEKSIQLAADRSRAEDMDMIKGISEFQNQQTGYDAALKTYAQIQRLSLFNYLG
- the flgK gene encoding flagellar hook-associated protein FlgK, with amino-acid sequence MSGIINIGVTALTANQNALQTISNNIANVNTPGYTRQAVVLSNIPGQFTGSGYYGKGVETLTVRRLYDEFLTRQAATSQAVASSDATRYSYMQQLESLFPSGPNGLGASVSDMLNAYSDITNAPTDLTARAVALARADEMAHRFRSTAEAINELRMGTTSQLRIDATAINNLAGQIAKTNEQIAIAMGSGHTPNDLLDQRDQLIRDLNKYVQTTNIKADDGSLSIFLAGSQPLVLGKTVSPVSVVEDEFGDPAKVKLAITVGGVPRILEESMLGGGEVAGLLRFQNTDLVDASNLLGRMALAIGTRMNEQQALGLDLNGNAGNPLFNLSAIADGYASSANTGGATLSVGIQANPSGTTAFLSSNYEFSFATATTGTITRLSDGVTTAFDFGATNPVLLDGFEILRSGPAAAAGDRFVITPFATAARGINTAFSSPKELAMASPIAAQAGITNTGALTLQGLAVRTVPIPPAVTLTFTGPGTYTRSDTGATVHNYVPGQPIEYTFPAVAPLTGWSLTLKGVPQTGDTYTVDANPYPLLDGANAQAMLDLRDLAMFDGGPLTDGYASLIAEIGTKVQGAEQASIVSGNIAVNIEKDRTAVAGVNLDEEAARMIQFQQAYQAAGKMMQIAQNIFDTLLASFSR